Genomic segment of Apium graveolens cultivar Ventura chromosome 7, ASM990537v1, whole genome shotgun sequence:
TCTTGTTCCTGTATCTTCTTCTAGCATAATACGACCCCGGGCCATGTACGCATGACAACGGGCTGGTCTGCCCGGCTCGCCTTGATATGGGCTCGCATCGCGGCTATCCTTAACTTTTTAAGTTAGTTTGTGGTCACCTCTCCCTACCTTCATCTTTAATCTGCTTTGTGCTTATTATTTTCCCAAGCGGGCCGAGGCCCAGCTTGTTTCATAGATTGTTATGAAGCGGGTCGGGGCCCAGCTTGACTTATAtttttaacatgttaataaaaTAACTATTTTGTCCTCGCATGGGCTCCTAAGGATGGGCTCCCCTGCTAGGTATTTTAATCTATTAACATGAGTTAAAATATCAAGGGCACAAATAGATATTAATCATTTATTCATAGATAATGGAAAGTGAAAGGAGTACATGCTTGTGGTCTCAGGGAGGTACTTATATGGCACTACCCccgagacttaggaatattttaaaataatactaagtctgaggagaaataatattactgataatacttgcgGAGGTGTTCCGCGTTCCTAGATCTCGGGATCAACTTGTcttgcatatcattgaggtggtaggttccTTCCCTGAGCACTGATTTTATCTGGTAGGGGCCTTCCCAATTTTCCCCAAAGACTTCGTGCCTCATCACCTTGGTGTTTGGCATCACCCAACGCAgaaccaaatctcccaccttAAAAGTCCGGGCTCGAACCTTACTGTTGTAGTGCCTAGCTGTCCTCTGTTGATATGCTGCTATCCTGATCTGAGCATCTTCCCGAGTTTCTTGAATCATATCCAAATAGAGTCTATGGTTGACTTCATTTGCCTCTGAGTCATAGTTGTCCCTCTGAAAAGATCCTACCCCTGAAAATAGAGTCGATGGTTGACTTTATTTGCCTCTGAGTCATAGTTGTCCCTCCAAATAGAGTCGATGGTTGACTTCATTTGCCTCTGAGTCATAGTTGTCCCTCTGAAAAGATCCTACCCCTACCTCAACGGGCACCATAGCTTCACACCCATATACCAGAGAAAAAGGGGTCTCTCCAGTTATAGTTCGGGGAGTCGTGTTATAAGACCACAGGACCTGGGAGAGCTCCTCTGACCATGTCcctttcttctcttcaagctttgcctttaaggtgttcttaatgattttattaacagcctTCGTCTGCCCGTTGCTTTGGGGGTGGCAAACTGCACTAAAACTCTTCTGAATACCTAGCTGCTCACAAAATTCTCGCATTTCCTTGATATCGAACTGTTTCCCGTTGTTAGATATCAACTTGTAAGGGATGCCATAGCGACACACAATAGTcttgtgcacaaattctttgagCTTTTTTGTCGTGATAGTGGCTAGAGGCTCGgcctctgcccacttagtgaAGTAATCTACCGAAACAACCGCATATTTGACTCCTCCCTTGGCCTTCGGGAGTTCTTCaatcagatcaattccccacatagcGAAGGGCCAAgggctcatgagggatgtgaAGGGAGCCACGAGGCTGTTACAGTAATTGGCATATCACTAGCTTATCACAGGCTCGGGAGAATTCAAAGGCATCTTTTTTCATCGTTGGCCAATAGTTGCCTTGACggaggattttctgagcaagagagctaccccccgagtgattgccacaaatgtCCTCGTGTACTTCCCTTAGGATATAATTGCATTCATCCCCATCTATACACTTGAGAAGGGGCACACTGAACCCTCTTCTATATAGGACCCCATCGTATAACACATAGCGGGCTGCTTTGTATCTTATCCTCCTTGCCTCATTCTTTTCGTCCAGGAGTGAACCTTCTTTTATGTAGGCTAAGATAGGGGTCATCCATGTGGGGTCGAGGTTATCACTGAGGCCGCTCACCTCGTGCTCGGGCACACTAGGCTGCCTCTGTATATCAAGCGGCACGACCCCTTGCAGAGTGGTCTCGCGGCATGAGCCGAGCTTTGCTAGCTCGTCCGCGCCTTCATTCTGCCCGCGCGGGATTAGTTCCAGCCTCACTTCGTTGAACCTCGCGATTATCCTCTGCGCACACTTCAGGTAAAGCTCTGTTCTCGGCCCCTTAGCTTGATACCCCCCGTTTATCTAATATACCACAATCATGGAGTCACTAAACACATTAAAATTCTCCACCTTCATTTTCAAAGCTAACTTGGGACCGTTGATCAGGGCCTCATAttcagcatcattgttggttgcaTGAAAGGTCAGATGGATCGCGCATCTGATCCTGTGCGCCTCCAGGCTGATTAACTCAATTCCAGCTCCTGTGCCATCCCCTTTAGAGGCTCCATCCACAAATAGGCTCCACCATGGGGCACTATTTTGGCTTTCCATCCGGACCTCTTCTATGCTAGGTATGACAATAAGGGCTCCCGACTCTACTTCTTGATGTGTAGGAAATTCTAGCATAAAATCGGCCAGGGCTTGGCCTTTGATTGCGGTCCTTGGCTTATAATCCCCCTCGAATTGGCCGAGCTCAACCGTCCACTTCAGCATTCGACAAGAAGACTCCGGTTTGTGCATTACTTGCCTGAGGGAGTAGGAGGTTCGCACTTCTACCCTGTGCGCCTGAAAGTAGGGCATGAGCTTTCGGGAGGCCAGCATCAGAGATATGCTAATTTCTCGAGGCTCGTGTACCGAGTCTCCACGTCAGCCAGCCTTTTACTCATATAATATACCGGAAGCTGGATACAATCCTCCTCTCGAACCAATACTGCACTTACTGCAAATTCAGAGATGGCCAAGTATAGGAACAAAGTCTCTCCTTCATTTGGATTGGACAACATTGGATGGCTGTTGAGATGCTTCTTTATGTTCTGAAAGGATCCTTCACACTTTTATGTCCACTCAAAATTCCACCCCACTCATTTAATCGCTTTGAAGAACTCCTGGCATTTGTCGGAGGACTTTGAGACGAAGCGGTTTAAGGCAGCCACTCGCCCCGTTAAGCTTTGGATGTCCTTCACCCGTCGGGGGAATCTCATCTCGAGTAGGGCTCGTATCTtggcggggttggcctcaatgccCCTATGGTTGATgataaatcccaaaaacttcCCTGACTCGACCCCGAACACACATTTCTGTGGGTTGAGCTTCATCCTGTACTCCCTTAGGATCTGGAACATATCTGAAAGGTGACGGGCATGGTCCTTTGCTTCCTTTGACTTCACAAGCATGTCATCTACATAGGCCTCCATGGTCTTCCCcaactgatgtttgaacatcttgTTCACCAGCCTTTCATAGGTTGCCCCCGCATTAAGGAGCCTAATAGGCATCCCGATATAACAATAGAGGCCCTAATCAGTGATAAATgaggtgtgctcctgatctggcccatacattggaatttggttatatcccgaataagcatccataaaTCTAAGTAGTGTGTGCCCAGCTGCAGAGTCAACCAGCTGGTCGATTCGGGGTAGAGGAAAACTATCATTCGGGCAAGCTTTGTTCAGGTCGGTGAAGTCCACACATGTCCTCCATTTGCCATTGGGCTTTTTGACAAGCACAGGGTTGGCCAGCCAGATGGGGTAGAAGGCTTCCCTTACAAGCCCTGCCTCTATTAGTCTATCTGCTTCTTCTCTGAGGGCCTCTGCCCTCTCTCCACTAATCGGCCGTCTCTTCTGTCTAACCCCCTTCTTTTTCGGGTCCAAGTTGAGCCGGTGGCACATGCCATTCGGGACAATCCCTATCATATCAAAGTGTGACCGTGCAAAGACATTCAAATTTCTCTTCAGAAAGCGGGCTAGATCCTTCCTCAAGTCAGGACTTAAGTTAGAGCCTATTCTGAGTACCTTTGAGGGATCATTTGGGTCTACTAGGATCAGGATTGTGTCCTCTGCGGCCTCAGCCCTCTCAATCATTGGGGGCATTCTCGGGTCTAAGTCTGCTCGAGTCTCACTAGATTCTCCCACTTCCGTGATTGTTAAGCCTTCCGTATCCTCGAGCTCAGGCCGGTGAGCTCGGGCTAGAATTATCAAGCATTCAGAGGTCGTAGTGACAATGCGAGTGATTCCGTTGGGCAGATCCATAGTTGTTTTCATTTCTTCGCGTTCCCATTTTCCTTTCCTGAGTCTTGCAGCGATTTGTTCTgggctctcttcttcatcacttgcCTCTTCCACAATCCCTTCTTATATCAACATGATGGGCTGAGAGGCTTTCATCAGCAAGGCCCCTGGGCGTGGTTCCACATGAATCCCCGTGTGCTCAAAATAGTTCTCGGGAAACTCCTCGATTGAAATCAGGTTACAAGTCTCGTGTCACTCAGGACGTACTCTCTTCCTGCCCTCTTCCTCTTCCATGAGGACATAATCTTCACCCGGTTGGACCATCTCCTTTGATGCATTTTCTGACTCGGCCGCCCTGAGTGCCTGGTTGTAGCAGACCCTCGATTCATATTGATAGCTCTTCAAGAAGCCTACCCTCGTGGGGGGTTGGGAATTTTACCGTCATGTGATGgatcgaggtcaccatcctcattgccctcataAGGGGTCTACCCACTATAACATTATAGGCACAAGGCTGATCTACAACCGTGAACATAGCGATCTGGGTGGCCACATATGGCTCTTCTCCTATGGTCACCGGGAGCCGAATTGTCCCTTTCACTCCGATCGAGTTCCCCGTGAACCCGTATAGGTATCCCCCTGTCGAGGTTAATTCTCTATCCAACAATCCCAGCTTCTTGTAGGCATCATAAGTCAAAATGTCAACCGAGCTCCCGGTATCCACCATTGCTCGGTGAACATTCACCGtcccaatcttcatttttatAACCAGGGCATCTGTATGAGGGTAATACACCCATTTGGCATCGTTCTCCCTAAACACGATGTCATCAGCCTCCCTTTCAAAGAGCTTTGGAGACCTTTGGCTCATATGGTTGATGTTGGTGAGGGGCTTGTCCTTTGCTTCTCGGGCATACCTGTCCATCGCCTTTCGACTGTCTCCTCCAATGTGAGACCCGCCTAGATTAATATGAATGCTTCCGGCCCGAGGTACCCTCTATTTATCTTATGGGGGTGGACGAGGGACGGTATGATAATAAGTTATGTGCCTTCGAACCTCCTTGACAACCCATTATGTAAGCTTCCCTTGCCTTATCAACGTCTCgatttcatccttcaattgtcTGCAATCAGCTGTATCGTGCCACgtgtataacgactcgtgtatttttgaattatttaaatatgtgattatagaaattattaaataaataaaatatgtatattagttttgaccgctatgtgtgatttatggtgtaccgagttgtccgcgtgattaattatggagtcgtattgaattgttttcaatttcaaaagtggatttactgcaaatttaattgcataaatatttggaatatctttaaaattgttttatggttctataattacaatatttatttttgagattttataaaatttagaaatcaatatttcatcaattatttaaccctgtgtgattttctgattatatttacttgtaaaatctgtatttaattccagaattcttcaaaaacttatgaaactcatatttatttaagtttgaaatatttcaaaaaatttaaaatattttggaaattttcaggattaatttcaccaacgtgtcgattcgtttaattgttaaaagtaGGTATAAACTGcctttcagaaattattttaaaattatgaaatttatatttttataaacttcgggatatttgtaatattttaggactattttcatgattttctgaatttgttttaggTGCAGCTCTGTTCGTTAATTTTGAAATGCGGATACGAGTTACacttcaaaaatattttaaaagttatgaaaattttatttattagtttcggggtttttagaaaattttaagactgtcttcgcaattttataaatttgttttatgCACAACTTTGTTTGATAAATATTAAGCGCGGGATAAAACCGGGCTTCCAGAAGGGGGGAAACATATGTGTTTAATTCCTGTTAATTAGCAGTACGCGTGGCATGAATCTATACAATCAAGTATTACGTGTCGCAGCTAGATTATACAGAATAAGAAtggaataaaataaaaaaaaaacaaatgaGAACATCAATTTCTCTTAATCCTTCATCTCTGTTCCTCTCTTCTCCTCCTTCCTGCTCTTCGACGGTTGCTACCTGTTGTGCCTATTTTCGGTAATTGCGATGTTGTGCCGCCTTGTTCTTCCTTCCTGGCCACTATGTATGCATTTTATACTTGTGTgcgtatatgtatatatacgtaTATCAATGTATGTATTTATGGCTGGTATGGATTGTATTGGTTCAGTGTGTGGTGATGTTGTTACTGCTTGTTGGCCTTCTTTTCCGGCCGGCTTCTTGTTTTTTTCCGTTTCTGGTTCCGGTTCCTTGTGTTGTTGATACACGTGCGGCCGTGTATTGTTTCTGATGGCTGATTCTTTTTATTATTTTCTGATGAAATTCGAGTGGTTAATTTGGTGACTTATTCGATAAAATTTCTAAAGATTCGAAGTAAATATTTAAGATATTTACTCGAATTATTTGATATGATATTTCGAATAAGTTTCTGTAATTACTCGGATTATATTTCGAAAGTTACAAATTAATTGGTGAAATTCGTGAATGGCATCCGAATCGGGTACCTCCGAAATTCGCCACCGTCAGCAATGAACATTCGTGAGCTGACGGTGGATGTGATGATtatttctgagtcctaaaatttttaaaataaataaaattagttttatatctTTATTCTGGATCGAATCAATTAGTATATATTGTAATGGGATAATTgaatggattgtgattattaaattgtatcggtgattgggaatttTGGAATCGTTATTTATTATAGTAGTTGTTGTTGTGAAATTTGTGGTTGTGGcgtcgaattgcttcgacgggtagtccgataaataaagaagacgctgcccgatttctaggaaatcaactatggaaatgcgggagcgtatcGAGTAATATCGGGACATCAAGTGAATATATATACGTATActtatacgaacttgattgtatgttgtggtgaacgTTCTGTtcaaaactcagtaaccctaatttcataaaatgacgagtatacgtattttctgaaaatgaataccgaaccgattttcgagattgtgaaccctacttattgtgtgtgttattataatatacataattacgattcgagtttgaatatcgttgggtaaaattggtatcgaggatatgtcaagcatacttagatgtctaacgtagggtatttcgaccctgtaggttataatcgggaacttgaaaatggacgatggactagagatgacctggTAGTCAGTCAAcaagctcaatagagtttcaacagaaaaacttgagtatcaaagtcgaatccaatgggatctagtgattagacgttaaagtctgagcaacagagtcggctcagaattaatcagtaatagttgtaaagccctgtaaggcaagtacttctgaacttttcttcaagatatattgcaaatattttcgaactgtttcataacatgtcg
This window contains:
- the LOC141674425 gene encoding uncharacterized protein LOC141674425; translated protein: MDRYAREAKDKPLTNINHMSQRSPKLFEREADDIVFRENDAKWVYYPHTDALVIKMKIGTVNVHRAMVDTGSSVDILTYDAYKKLGLLDRELTSTGGYLYGFTGNSIGVKGTIRLPVTIGEEPYVATQIAMFTVVDQPCAYNVIVGRPLMRAMRMVTSIHHMTVKFPTPHEGRLLEELSI
- the LOC141674424 gene encoding uncharacterized protein LOC141674424, whose translation is MHKPESSCRMLKWTVELGQFEGDYKPRTAIKGQALADFMLEFPTHQEVESGALIVIPSIEEVRMESQNSAPWWSLFVDGASKGDGTGAGIELISLEAHRIRCAIHLTFHATNNDAEYEALINGPKLALKMKINGGYQAKGPRTELYLKCAQRIIARFNEVRLELIPRGQNEGADELAKLGSCRETTLQGVVPLDIQRQPSVPEHEVSGLSDNLDPTWMTPILAYIKEGSLLDEKNEARRIRYKAARYVLYDGVLYRRGFSVPLLNLVAPFTSLMSPWPFAMWGIDLIEELPKAKGGVKYAVVSVDYFTKWAEAEPLATITTKKLKEFVHKTIVCRYGIPYKLISNNGKQFDIKEMREFCEQLGIQKSFSAAKLEEKKGTWSEELSQVLWSYNTTPRTITGETPFSLVYGCEAMVPVEVGVGSFQRDNYDSERDNYDSEANEVNHRLYLDMIQETREDAQIRIAAYQQRTARHYNSKVRARTFKVGDLVLRWVMPNTKVMRHEVFGENWEGPYQIKSVLREGTYHLNDMQDKLIPRSRNAEHLRKYYQ